One segment of Cutaneotrichosporon cavernicola HIS019 DNA, chromosome: 4 DNA contains the following:
- the CWC26 gene encoding uncharacterized protein (Pre-mRNA-splicing factor of RES complex) produces the protein MSNNMKAYLASKYMSGPKADMILEHAGVKKKRKRPKNEDYTATVAEGDGLVLQHADDWRKSKRKDMDLDADDAPVVGKGATTFKKATSAWSTVGSTALPVSSRASRVKEEPRENEAGPSTAADAVDPKPQLTKRRGGLRTAAEEAEESAAAAAAADLSPSPEPDAQATTVHRDQAGRVLDVEQLRAEARQAELEEQLKEKEREEWTKGVRQREERERQAREERSMASMDVARRADDAAMNAELRQIEREDDPAAQFLTSKKRKKGRKRHAYKGSYPENRFGIAPGYRWDGVDRSTGFEKKWLLAQNARDRRKYESDRYDMEDL, from the exons ATGTCGAACAACATGAAGGCCTACTTGGCCTCGAA atACATGTCGGGGCCCAAGGCGGACATGATTCTCGAACACGCGGGCGTAAAGAAGAAGAGAAAGCGTCCAAAGAACGAGGACTACACCGCCACGGTTGCCGAAGGAGACGGCTTGGTGCTGCAGCACGCGGACGACTGGAGGAAGTCGAAGCGGAAGGATATGGACCTCGATGCAGATGACGCTCCAG TGGTCGGCAAGGGGGCTACGACGTTCAAGAAGGCTACGTCGGCGTGGTCGACTGTCGGCTCGACTGCGCTACCTGTCTCCTCCCGCGCCTCCCGCGTTAAGGAGGAGCCGCGCGAGAATGAAGCAGGGCCATCGACTGCGGCGGATGCTGTCGATCCCAAGCCACAGCTCACAAagcgtcgaggcggtcTGCGCACCGCTgctgaggaggctgaggagtcggcggcggcggcggcggctgccgacctgtcgccgtcgccagaACCCGACGCACAAGCGACGACGGTACACCGTGACCAGGCTGGTCGTGTGCTTGATGTTGAGCAgctccgcgccgaggcgaggcAAGCTGAACTCGAGGAGCAATtgaaggagaaggagcgcgaggaaTGGACAAAGGGCGTGAGACAGCGCGAAGAGCGTGAACGGCAAGCCAGGGAGGAGCGGTCTATGGCTTCGATGGATGTTGCTCG acgCGCAGACGACGCAGCCATGAACGCCGAACTGAGGCAGATCGAGCGAGAGGACGACCCTGCAGCGCAATTTCTTACG TCCAAGAAGCGTAAGAAAGGACGGAAACGTCATGCGTACAAGGGCTCGTATCCGGAGAACCGCTTCGGCATTGCGCCAGGGTACCGGTGGGATGGCGTTG accGGTCAACGGGCTTCGAGAAGAAGTGGTTGCTGGCTCAGAATGCGCGCGATCGCCGAAAGTACGAGAGCGACAGGTATGACATGGAGGATTTGTAG